TTCGCCCACGAGCTTATTTCCATTATTCGTCagatcgaaaaaattaaaaattttccccACTTTTGATCAGGCGAAAATTCGAACCAAGAGtcttaaccctagaacgcatgactggggtgtgagcacaccccacgcgaacttcaaactacgctcccgtcctaacaagcgacattatcgactgattatcgacggattttttaatatataaattcaattgaaattagttttatcgtacatcattcttttcgttataaaaaaacgaagaaaatggtgtaggataaagtcagtttagcatcgtaggaccggatttataagcagaaaaagagtggggtgcgttcaaaccctggtcatgaggttgagggtatgaaaaaaggcacatgaggtgtagggttaaggaagttgaggctgtacagtcatttttttaaccaaaagttattacctgtacctttcaaaagttaggccagtttacatcGGTTTGACAATATgctgcatacactttaaagaagagttggggaaaagaaaacgaaaaactggtgaaagctcagtcgaaaagacggacggtgacgatcctagcctcaaaaaactgcacagGAAAcagatttttattaatataatctcagtaaatctcctaataaatttgaaaaaacattgacattattcagcaagccttgctcatgttgcccaaaaaatttcatatttttagcatcatttttaacggagatatcactgaatgtatCTTGACTGCTTCCATaaggttacatgttatttggcccgcaaattgttattgatttttctcagcaacgacgctcctaaactgtctgaaaatttaactgatttttttttttttttttacacttcactttataagatgcaatcggtttaaaagcgatgacatcattttcattctaatgcctcaacttccttaattttGTTCCGACTGATGAAGGTGAGAATTGAATTGCATGGAAATTCAATTCGAATGCAACCGTTATTGGCCAATGAATTTTCTCACCAATGGAAGGATTGACGTGCATAAAATCGTAGAGTTTCTTCGATCCTACAGCGAGAGAGCAAACAAAGCGACCACGGTGTCTCGATTTACGCCTGTTCGTTATGGACCCCTTTTCCACGAGATCGACCATACCGTCGCTCAACATTTCGCTGTGGATACCGAGATCCTTGTGATTTGAGAGCGAGCACAATACGGCGTCAGGAATATTTCCAACGCCGATTTGCAGCGTTGCTCCATCCTCGACCAATCTCTGAGCTATTATTTTTCCGATTTCGGCCTCGATCTCATTGAGCGGACTTTCGCTGACACACGGCAACGGACAATCAAATTTAACCGCGTAATCAAAATGACTCGAGTGAATAACCGATTCACCGAAAGTTCGTGGCATGTACTCGTTCACTTGAGCTGTCGAATTCGAACGAAAAGTTATTTTCCAGATCTTTGGTTCGCTCTCGATAATCGACAATTTGACAGTTTTTCGATAAACAGggaaataattcaataatccgcgtaattattttccgttgtaatttttcaatgctgatcagttttttaaattaattttctcaCCATATTGGAAAAGGCTCGGTCgatattgaaatgaaaaagttcGAACAGAGTCAACCGAATTTCCGTGTACAACACACTAACCAATGATGAAAGTTGCGTTACAGATGGCAGCTCTTGTGCAGTCGACGCTCGTGCCGAGCGAGCAGAACCCTCGTGAATCCGGTGTACTAACATGGATTAATGCAACGTCCGGAATGATGGTTCTCTCGTAAAATAATTTCGGAATTTCGTGGTTGAATATGGGTATAAAATCGGCACGGCCTTCGTTCACAGCTTCTCTCAAGTTCGAACCGATGTACAGATTCACCGATCTAAAATGTTCTGAAAAAATGATCACAGCTAAATGGAAGTTGGAGCCAAAGAATCGGCCATTTTCTTCAGTACGGATATTCCGCATGTTTGAACATAACGGattgtttcttttattttttttcacgtgtacTTTCGAACTCTGGATTTGCGAAATAAGCGTCGCCCTCGAGTGCCATGTGCAACAATCTAACCCCTCGAAGGTTACTGCAGACTCCGTGCTCGGTCATCGCTCGCACTAATTCTAATGGCGTCGCAGCTCCTCCCTGAATAAAAACGAGTTCCTCTGAAAAGGAGCAAAAAGGGAATGGAAAATTGACTCGGAAATCGACTGTCATTGAATTCTAATCGTTTCGTAGTATAACGCAGCTTCGAAAATTGGAagggaaatgaaaatgaaaatacgaagaaTAAAGAAATCAGTTGTCGCAAAAAATCGtgaagttttattttatttttgttcgtacAGTTGAGAAAATGGTGGattatttttcagtgttttAATCGTTTACCTGATTTGATGATCCTTACGGCATCTTCGACACAGACCCATCGCGGACATCGCTTCAACGGCTGAAAAGGCTCCCGGAAATATCTCCGATCGTAAATATGGAACGGTTTGAGTGAGCCAAATTTGCCGATAGCCAATTTCAAGCTTCGAAACATTTCACGAGTATGGAACGGGGCGCTGCGGTTATTTAGACGTCGAGAAACGAGAAAGTGGACTGACCAACTACAAATGCAATCACATTGTAATCTGCTCGATGGCGCATCGTAAAATGAGCGGCAAATTgttctttcgaataaatgtAAACGCCCATAAAATaatgacgaaaataaaataacgctCTTCGCCTCGACTCGAGTTACCAACTCGATTGACGTTTGACGTCCCAATATTTCTTGCAACTGTTTTTCGTTTCGACACGAGGGCGTTCCaaaaaatagcgaaaaaatcattcgtaaaAAAGGAACTTTTATCGATCgatgaaatcatttttcgtatttattatttttatcttccaAGTGAGGTCTTCGAGAAATACTAtaattttccatgaaaaataatCTTCTCGGTAGTCATTCTCGACGATCATCATAATTCACTAGAATctttcaaaaatgaaaaaatcattcgccTGACTCGACAATTTAACactttcatcaaaaaatgccTTCCAAGTCCATTTTTTCCTGAAATTTCTCGTCCTCGAACCAACTTTAAACGATGTTTCGAATCCGCCATTAGAGTAAGTGTCTCTCCCCCACataatcattttattaaatc
The window above is part of the Venturia canescens isolate UGA chromosome 5, ASM1945775v1, whole genome shotgun sequence genome. Proteins encoded here:
- the LOC122411227 gene encoding 4-hydroxybutyrate coenzyme A transferase-like isoform X2 produces the protein MTEHGVCSNLRGVRLLHMALEGDAYFANPEFEKHFRSVNLYIGSNLREAVNEGRADFIPIFNHEIPKLFYERTIIPDVALIHVSTPDSRGFCSLGTSVDCTRAAICNATFIIAQVNEYMPRTFGESVIHSSHFDYAVKFDCPLPCVSESPLNEIEAEIGKIIAQRLVEDGATLQIGVGNIPDAVLCSLSNHKDLGIHSEMLSDGMVDLVEKGSITNRRKSRHRGRFVCSLAVGSKKLYDFMHVNPSIEMLGISYVNNPRVISAQTQMTAINPAIEVDLTGQVCADSLGCKMYCGVGGQLDFGRGASLGHDGRGKSIVALPSVTSRGESRIQPILTPGGGVTTTRSHVHYVVTEYGVAQLFGKTLRQRACALIEIAHPDHRDCLEKAAIERLKSSPTKYL
- the LOC122411227 gene encoding 4-hydroxybutyrate coenzyme A transferase-like isoform X1 — its product is MIFSLFFGTPSCRNEKQLQEILGRQTSIELVTRVEAKSVILFSSLFYGRLHLFERTICRSFYDAPSSRLQCDCICSWSVHFLVSRRLNNRSAPFHTREMFRSLKLAIGKFGSLKPFHIYDRRYFREPFQPLKRCPRWVCVEDAVRIIKSEELVFIQGGAATPLELVRAMTEHGVCSNLRGVRLLHMALEGDAYFANPEFEKHFRSVNLYIGSNLREAVNEGRADFIPIFNHEIPKLFYERTIIPDVALIHVSTPDSRGFCSLGTSVDCTRAAICNATFIIAQVNEYMPRTFGESVIHSSHFDYAVKFDCPLPCVSESPLNEIEAEIGKIIAQRLVEDGATLQIGVGNIPDAVLCSLSNHKDLGIHSEMLSDGMVDLVEKGSITNRRKSRHRGRFVCSLAVGSKKLYDFMHVNPSIEMLGISYVNNPRVISAQTQMTAINPAIEVDLTGQVCADSLGCKMYCGVGGQLDFGRGASLGHDGRGKSIVALPSVTSRGESRIQPILTPGGGVTTTRSHVHYVVTEYGVAQLFGKTLRQRACALIEIAHPDHRDCLEKAAIERLKSSPTKYL